The Dama dama isolate Ldn47 chromosome 23, ASM3311817v1, whole genome shotgun sequence genome contains a region encoding:
- the APCDD1L gene encoding protein APCDD1-like: protein MAVPLSGSSGWVLAASCPWFQAFPHAQWHLATGEGAAHTAEAAGMAGAGHLRWEPRCQQPLPNRAPVTALLPPRLDGPWISTGCEVRPGPEFLTRSYTFYPNRLFRAYQFYYRDPSCREPAHSLLIKGRVRLRRASWVTRGATEADYNLYKVGVVFHSRRALLEVAGRLDHSKASRDCAHRLPPARAWLPGALYELLGAGAERDCAAALGFTMHDLSLVRVQRRLQPEPRAAPRLVEELYLGDIHTDRAERRHYRPTGYQRPLQSALHHAHPCPACSLIARSDEHHPPVLPPQAALPLRLGGRWVSPGCEVRPAVLFLTRLFTFHGHNRSWEGYYHHFSDPTCRQPTFTVYAAGRYTKGTPSAKVRGGTELVFQVTRARVTPMDQVTTAMLNFSEPSSCGGPGAWALGAERDITATNGCLPLGIRLPHVEYELFRMERDPLGQSLLFIGQRPTDGSSPDTPEKRPTSYQAPLVLCDSVAWGFSPHHGAQLQTPVRGGTPCPHVAPLPVLFLVLRPALLQWL from the exons ATGGCAGTCCCACTGTCCGGCTCCTCTGGCTGGGTCCTGGCTGCCTCCTGCCCCTGGTTCCAGGCCTTTCCACACGCCCAGTGGCACTTGGCCACAGGAGAAGGTGCAG CCCACACTGCAGAGGCAGCTGGGATGGCAGGGGCGGGCCACCTGCGCTGGGAACCACGCTGCCAGCAGCCCCTGCCCAACAGAGCCCCAGTCACTGCGCTGCTGCCCCCACGCCTGGATGGGCCCTGGATATCCACTGG CTGCGAGGTGCGTCCAGGACCCGAGTTCCTCACCCGCTCCTATACTTTCTACCCCAACCGCCTGTTCCGCGCCTACCAGTTCTACTACCGGGACCCCTCGTGCCGCGAGCCCGCCCACTCGCTGCTCATCAAGGGCCGGGTGCGCCTGCGCCGGGCCTCCTGGGTCACCCGCGGCGCCACGGAGGCCGACTACAACCTGTACAAGGTGGGCGTCGTCTTCCACAGCCGCCGCGCCCTGCTTGAGGTGGCCGGGCGCCTGGACCACAGTAAGGCGAGCCGGGACTGCGCGCACCGCCTGCCCCCGGCGCGGGCCTGGCTGCCCGGCGCCCTGTACGAGCTGCTGGGCGCCGGAGCTGAGCGTGACTGCGCGGCCGCCCTGGGCTTCACCATGCACGATCTCAGCTTGGTGCGCGTGCAGCGCCGCTTGCAGCCTGAGCCCCGGGCCGCACCCCGCCTGGTGGAGGAGCTCTACCTGGGGGACATCCACACCGACCGGGCCGAGCGGCGGCACTACCGGCCCACCGGCTACCAGCGTCCGCTGCAGAGCGCCCTG CACCATGCCCACCCCTGTCCAGCCTGCAGCCTCATCGCCCGCTCTGATGAGCACCACCCGCCCGTGCTACCCCCCCAGGCGGCCCTGCCTCTGCGCCTGGGCGGCCGCTGGGTCAGCCCCGGGTGTGAGGTGCGCCCCGCCGTGCTCTTCCTCACCAGGCTCTTCACCTTCCATGGGCACAACCGCTCCTGGGAAGGGTATTACCACCACTTCTCAGACCCCACCTGCCGGCAGCCCACATTCACTGTCTACGCGGCCGGCCGCTACACCAAGGGCACGCCGTCCGCCAAGGTTCGAGGTGGTACCGAGCTGGTGTTCCAGGTCACCAGGGCCCGCGTCACCCCCATGGACCAGGTCACCACGGCCATGCTCAATTTCTCTGAGCCGAGTAGCTGCGGGGGCCCGGGGGCTTGGGCCCTGGGAGCCGAGCGGGACATCACAGCCACCAATGGGTGTCTGCCGCTCGGCATCAGGCTGCCCCACGTGGAGTATGAACTCTTCAGGATGGAGCGGGACCCGCTCGGGCAAAGCCTGCTCTTCATCGGACAAAGGCCCACCGATGGCTCGAGTCCCGACACCCCGGAGAAGCGGCCCACATCCTATCAAGCgcccctggtgctctgtgacagtgTGGCCTGGGGCTTCTCCCCGCACCACGGGGCTCAGCTGCAGACACCTGTCCGTGGTGGGACGCCATGTCCCCACGTGGCCcctctccccgtcctattcctggTTCTCAGGCCGGCCTTACTCCAGTGGTTGTGA